A genomic region of Staphylococcus roterodami contains the following coding sequences:
- the sbnF gene encoding staphyloferrin B biosynthesis protein SbnF codes for MIVVETQFIHIYQIQFVITRRYRIVNNAINSAILERVKTRVMYQLVSSLIYENIVVYKEAYRDGVRHFTIEGKDSEYHFTAKKAHSFDRVCLTSSVTRIVGNDITETTDYAQLLREALFTFPKDDEKLEQFIIELLQTELKDTQSLQFREEHPPAKPTTFNDFESYAMEGHRYHPSYKSRLGFTLSDNLNYGPDFVPEIKLQWLAIEKDKVESTISRNVVVNDLLRQQLGDVTYQRFIENIEESGKDIEDVELIPVHPWQFEHVIQVELAEEWLNGTVLWLGESDEVYHPQQSVRTMSPSDISKYYLKVPISITNTSTKRVLAPHTIENAAQITDWLKHIQQKDTYLSDELKTVFLGEVLGQSYLNTQLTSYKQTEIYGALGVIWRENIYHMLNGEEEAIPFNALYASDKDGVPFIEKWIESYGVEAWMKQFLSVAVRPMIHMLYYHGIAFESHAQNMMLIHENGWPTRIALKDFHDGVRFKREHLSEIASHLKLKPMPEAHKKVNSNSFIETDDERLVRDFLHDAFFFINIAEIILFIEKQYGIDEQVQWQWVKDVIVSYQEAFPELNNYQHFDLFEPTIQVEKLTTRRLLNDSELRIHHVTNPLGIGGSVNATTIPEK; via the coding sequence ATGATTGTGGTGGAAACCCAATTTATACACATATACCAAATCCAATTTGTCATAACAAGGAGGTATCGTATTGTGAATAATGCAATTAATAGCGCAATTCTTGAGCGTGTTAAAACTAGAGTCATGTACCAACTTGTATCATCACTTATTTATGAAAATATCGTTGTATATAAGGAAGCATATCGAGATGGTGTGCGTCATTTTACAATAGAAGGAAAAGATTCTGAATATCATTTTACTGCTAAAAAAGCACATAGTTTTGATCGAGTATGTCTAACATCATCAGTTACACGTATTGTAGGAAATGATATTACTGAGACGACAGATTACGCGCAATTACTAAGAGAAGCTTTGTTTACATTTCCTAAAGATGATGAAAAGTTAGAACAATTTATCATTGAGTTATTACAAACAGAATTGAAAGATACGCAAAGTTTGCAGTTTCGCGAAGAACATCCACCAGCGAAACCTACAACATTTAATGATTTCGAATCTTATGCGATGGAAGGTCATCGATATCACCCAAGTTACAAATCACGCTTAGGATTTACGCTGAGTGATAATTTGAATTATGGACCTGATTTTGTACCAGAAATTAAATTGCAATGGTTAGCTATTGAAAAAGATAAAGTGGAGTCAACGATATCGCGTAATGTTGTGGTAAATGATTTATTACGACAACAACTTGGTGATGTAACTTACCAACGTTTTATAGAAAACATTGAGGAATCTGGCAAAGATATAGAGGATGTCGAGTTGATTCCTGTTCATCCATGGCAATTTGAACATGTAATACAAGTTGAATTGGCAGAGGAATGGCTCAATGGAACGGTGTTATGGTTAGGTGAAAGTGATGAAGTATATCATCCTCAACAATCGGTTCGAACTATGTCACCGTCAGATATATCGAAATATTATCTTAAAGTACCAATCAGTATAACGAATACATCTACGAAACGAGTATTGGCACCTCACACAATTGAAAATGCTGCCCAAATTACGGATTGGTTAAAGCATATTCAGCAAAAAGATACGTATCTAAGTGATGAATTAAAGACGGTTTTCTTAGGGGAAGTCTTAGGACAGTCTTATTTAAACACACAACTTACATCTTATAAGCAAACTGAAATCTATGGTGCGCTAGGTGTGATATGGCGTGAAAATATATATCATATGTTGAATGGTGAAGAGGAAGCGATACCGTTTAATGCACTTTATGCGAGTGACAAAGATGGTGTGCCATTCATTGAAAAGTGGATAGAATCTTATGGTGTCGAAGCATGGATGAAGCAATTTTTATCTGTTGCGGTTCGTCCAATGATTCACATGCTGTATTATCATGGCATTGCTTTTGAATCGCATGCACAAAATATGATGCTCATTCACGAAAATGGCTGGCCTACGCGAATTGCTTTAAAAGATTTTCATGATGGTGTCCGATTTAAACGTGAACATTTGAGTGAAATTGCTTCACATTTGAAGTTAAAGCCAATGCCAGAAGCACATAAAAAAGTTAATAGTAATTCATTTATTGAAACAGATGATGAACGATTGGTACGAGACTTTTTACACGATGCATTTTTCTTCATCAATATTGCTGAAATCATCTTATTTATTGAAAAGCAATATGGTATCGATGAACAAGTTCAGTGGCAATGGGTTAAAGACGTTATTGTATCTTATCAAGAAGCATTTCCAGAATTGAATAACTATCAACATTTCGATTTGTTTGAACCTACAATTCAAGTTGAAAAGTTAACGACACGTCGTTTGTTAAATGACTCGGAGTTGCGAATTCATCATGTTACTAATCCATTAGGTATAGGAGGTAGTGTTAATGCAACAACTATCCCTGAAAAATAG
- the sbnH gene encoding staphyloferrin B biosynthesis decarboxylase SbnH, with amino-acid sequence MHVVQPVIEQLKAQRHPVCHYIYDLVGLAQHLKYITSSLPSNCHMYYAMKANSERTILDTISQYVEGFEVASQGEISKGLAYKPAKHIIFGGPGKTDEELRYAVSEGIQRIHVESLYELQRLNAILEEEQKTQHILLRVNLAGPFPNATLHMAGRPTQFGISEDEVDDVIEAALAMPNIHLDGFHFHSISNNLDANLHVDVMKLYFEKAKAWSKKHQFSLKHVNLGGGIGVNYADLTSQFEWNNFVERFKTLIVEQEMEDVTLNFECGRFIVAHIGYYVTEVLDIKKVHGAWYAILRGGTQQFRLPVSWQHNHPFDIYRCKDNPYSFEKNSISQQDITLVGQLCTPKDVFARGVKIDSMSTGDVIVFKYAGAYGWSISHHDFLSHPHPEFIYLTQTKEDE; translated from the coding sequence ATGCATGTGGTTCAACCAGTTATCGAACAATTAAAAGCACAACGTCATCCAGTTTGTCATTATATTTATGACTTAGTCGGATTAGCGCAACATTTAAAATACATTACATCATCATTGCCGAGTAATTGTCATATGTATTATGCAATGAAAGCAAATAGTGAACGAACAATTCTAGATACAATAAGTCAATATGTTGAAGGATTTGAAGTTGCATCTCAAGGTGAAATATCTAAAGGACTTGCATATAAACCAGCCAAACATATTATCTTTGGTGGCCCTGGTAAGACAGACGAGGAACTAAGATATGCAGTAAGCGAAGGTATACAACGAATTCATGTTGAGAGTTTATATGAATTACAACGCTTAAATGCAATTTTAGAAGAAGAACAGAAAACACAACATATATTATTGCGTGTTAATTTAGCAGGACCATTTCCTAATGCAACGTTGCATATGGCAGGACGCCCAACACAATTCGGTATTTCTGAAGACGAAGTTGATGATGTTATTGAAGCTGCGCTAGCAATGCCAAATATACATCTTGATGGCTTTCATTTTCATTCAATTTCTAACAATTTAGATGCAAATTTACATGTTGATGTAATGAAACTTTATTTTGAAAAAGCTAAAGCATGGTCTAAAAAGCATCAATTTTCTCTTAAGCATGTTAACTTAGGTGGCGGTATAGGTGTCAATTATGCGGACTTAACTAGCCAATTTGAGTGGAATAATTTTGTAGAACGTTTTAAAACACTGATCGTTGAGCAAGAAATGGAAGATGTGACATTGAACTTTGAATGTGGGCGCTTTATTGTGGCGCATATTGGTTACTATGTGACAGAAGTTCTAGATATTAAGAAAGTACATGGTGCATGGTATGCAATTTTGAGAGGTGGTACGCAACAGTTTAGACTACCGGTATCTTGGCAGCATAATCATCCTTTTGACATTTATCGTTGTAAGGATAATCCATATTCATTTGAAAAAAATTCAATTTCACAACAAGATATAACGTTAGTCGGTCAATTATGTACACCGAAAGATGTCTTTGCTAGAGGTGTAAAGATAGATTCAATGAGTACAGGTGACGTAATTGTTTTCAAATATGCTGGTGCATACGGATGGTCTATCTCACATCATGATTTCTTAAGCCACCCACATCCTGAATTTATTTATTTAACGCAAACAAAGGAGGATGAATAA
- the sbnG gene encoding staphyloferrin B biosynthesis citrate synthase SbnG: MQQLSLKNRLNNGDSVYGIFNSIPDPLMIEIIAASGYDFVVIDTEHVAINDETLAHLIRAAEAAHIIPIVRVTAVIDRDIIKVLDMGARGIIVPHVKDRETVEHIVKLSRYYPQGLRSLNGGRMARFGRIPLLDTMEMANEHIMVIAMIEDVEGVMAIEDIAQVEGLDMIVEGAADLSQSLGMPWKTRDEKVMSHVQHIFEVAKANGKHFCALPREDEDIAKWHKQGVQTFILGDDRGKIYRHFSATLATSKQEGVKD; encoded by the coding sequence ATGCAACAACTATCCCTGAAAAATAGATTGAACAATGGTGATTCAGTTTATGGCATTTTTAATTCCATACCAGATCCACTGATGATAGAAATTATTGCTGCAAGTGGTTATGATTTTGTTGTGATTGATACAGAGCACGTAGCGATTAATGATGAGACATTGGCGCATTTAATTCGTGCAGCTGAAGCAGCACATATTATTCCAATTGTTCGTGTCACTGCAGTTATAGATAGGGATATCATTAAAGTGTTAGATATGGGTGCAAGAGGTATTATCGTGCCACATGTGAAAGATCGTGAGACAGTTGAACATATCGTTAAGCTAAGTCGTTATTACCCGCAAGGTTTGAGAAGTTTGAATGGTGGACGTATGGCTAGATTTGGACGCATACCATTACTTGATACTATGGAAATGGCTAATGAACATATCATGGTGATTGCTATGATAGAAGATGTTGAAGGGGTTATGGCCATTGAAGATATAGCACAAGTTGAAGGTTTAGACATGATAGTTGAAGGTGCTGCAGATTTATCTCAGTCACTTGGTATGCCATGGAAAACCAGAGATGAAAAGGTAATGTCACACGTTCAACATATATTTGAAGTTGCAAAGGCAAATGGCAAACACTTTTGTGCGTTACCGCGTGAAGATGAAGATATTGCAAAATGGCATAAACAAGGTGTACAAACGTTTATCTTAGGTGATGATCGAGGAAAAATTTATCGTCATTTTTCAGCAACTTTAGCGACGTCTAAGCAGGAAGGGGTTAAAGATTAA
- the sbnE gene encoding L-2,3-diaminopropanoate--citrate ligase SbnE, which yields MQNKELIQYAAYAAIERILNEYFRESNLYQAPAQDNQWSIQLSEVETLTGTFRYWSAMGHHMYGAEVWLLDGKSKKLATYKEAIARILQHMAQSADNQTAVQQHMAQIMSDVDNSIHRTARYLQSSKTDYTEDRYIVSEQSLYLGHPFHPTPKSASGFSEDDLERYAPECHTSFQLHYLAVHQDIILSRYVENMENQVSTVLHQLAGIDMSELPKDFILLPIHPYQIGVLRQHPHFIQYSEQGLIKDLGVSGDIVYPTSSVRTVFSRTLNIYLKLPIHVKITNFIRTNDLEQIERTIDAAQVIATIKDDVETPHFKLMFEEGYRALLPNPLGQSVEPEMDLLTNSAMIVREGIPNYHSEKDIHVLASLFETMPDAPTSKLSHVIEESGLTSEAWLESYLDRTLLPILTLFSDTGISLEAHVQNTLIELKDGIPEVCYVRDLEGICLSATIATEKQLIPNVVSISSPVVYAHDEAWHRLKYYVVVNHLGHLVSTIGKATQNEDELWQLVARRLIDWKEKYVDNAVFVECVEDLCQSPTIAAKANLMSKLNDCGGNPIYTHIPNPICHNKEVSYCE from the coding sequence GTGCAAAATAAAGAATTAATACAATATGCAGCGTATGCGGCTATCGAGCGCATTTTAAATGAGTATTTTAGAGAGAGTAACTTATATCAAGCTCCAGCTCAAGATAATCAATGGTCTATTCAATTATCAGAAGTTGAAACATTAACTGGTACATTTCGTTATTGGTCTGCTATGGGACATCATATGTATGGCGCAGAGGTATGGCTTCTTGATGGCAAAAGTAAGAAATTAGCAACATATAAAGAAGCGATTGCACGTATTTTGCAACATATGGCGCAAAGTGCTGATAATCAAACAGCTGTACAGCAACATATGGCACAAATTATGTCAGATGTAGATAATAGTATTCATCGAACAGCACGTTATTTGCAAAGTAGTAAGACAGACTATACAGAGGATCGCTATATCGTCTCCGAACAATCTTTGTATTTAGGTCATCCGTTTCATCCGACGCCAAAGAGCGCAAGTGGATTTTCAGAAGATGATTTAGAGCGATACGCACCGGAATGTCATACTTCATTTCAATTGCATTATTTAGCTGTACATCAAGATATCATTTTGTCGCGTTATGTTGAAAATATGGAAAATCAGGTTTCGACAGTATTACACCAATTAGCTGGTATCGATATGTCAGAGTTACCCAAAGACTTTATTTTATTACCGATACATCCTTATCAAATTGGTGTGTTGCGACAACATCCTCATTTTATTCAATATAGTGAACAAGGCTTAATTAAAGATTTAGGTGTTTCAGGTGACATTGTATATCCAACATCTTCTGTAAGAACGGTATTTTCAAGGACATTAAACATTTATTTGAAATTACCGATACACGTTAAAATTACTAACTTTATACGTACAAATGATCTTGAGCAGATTGAACGTACAATTGATGCAGCTCAAGTTATTGCAACGATTAAAGATGATGTAGAAACACCTCATTTTAAATTAATGTTTGAAGAAGGATACCGTGCACTATTACCTAATCCACTAGGACAATCAGTTGAACCTGAAATGGATTTATTAACGAATAGTGCAATGATTGTCCGTGAAGGTATTCCAAATTATCATTCAGAAAAAGACATTCATGTGTTGGCATCATTATTTGAAACAATGCCTGATGCACCGACGTCTAAGTTATCACATGTTATTGAGGAAAGTGGTTTAACATCGGAAGCATGGCTCGAATCTTATTTAGATCGCACGTTATTGCCGATATTAACTTTATTTAGTGACACAGGAATTAGTCTGGAAGCACATGTACAAAATACATTGATTGAATTAAAAGACGGTATTCCTGAAGTGTGCTATGTCAGAGATTTAGAAGGGATTTGTCTTTCAGCTACAATTGCTACGGAAAAACAACTTATCCCTAATGTAGTATCTATATCAAGTCCTGTTGTATATGCACATGACGAAGCGTGGCATCGACTTAAATATTACGTTGTAGTAAATCATTTAGGGCATTTAGTATCTACAATTGGTAAGGCAACACAGAATGAAGATGAATTGTGGCAATTGGTAGCGCGCCGTCTTATAGATTGGAAGGAAAAATATGTTGATAATGCAGTGTTTGTTGAATGTGTTGAAGATTTATGTCAATCACCGACGATTGCTGCTAAAGCAAACTTAATGAGTAAATTGAATGATTGTGGTGGAAACCCAATTTATACACATATACCAAATCCAATTTGTCATAACAAGGAGGTATCGTATTGTGAATAA